The following nucleotide sequence is from Magnetococcales bacterium.
TTGATCAAAATGTGGCTGGCCGAAAAGGTCAATGCATGACCTAGCGTTGCTTGTCCGCCGGTGGCTGGCTGAAAAGATCGTTACGTGACTTTGCGTCGCTCGTCCATCAATTGTAATCGATCAGCCAGACATCAACGAGATCACCGGTATGCATCTCTGTCGGTGGTGGCGGCAGGACGATGAAGGCGTTGGCCCGGCTCATGCTGGTCAGAATGCCTGATCCCTGGGCACCAGTGCTTTCCACCCAGGGGCCATCGGCATCAAAGTGAACCACGCCGCGCTGAAAATCCATGCGGCCATGTTTTTTGACCAGACGACCGCGCAGGGGCAGGCGCAAGCGCCGATCTGGTTCCGGCGTGGCACCCATCATGTGCAGCAGGGCCGGTCGGACCATGAGCAAAAATACCGCCAGACAAGAGACCGGATTGCCCGGCAACCCAAAAAATGCGGCCTCTCCCAGACGACCATAAGCCTGGGGTTTGCCGGGTTTCATGGCGACCTTCCAAAAGTCAATATGGCCTTCTCTGGCCAGTATTTCCTTGATCAAGTCGTAGTCTCCAACGGAGACACCTCCGGTGGTGATCACCGCATCGGCACTGGCGACCCCTCTGGCCATGGCGGCCTGAATCTCTTCCCGGTCATCACGGGCCAGTCCCAGATCGACGATGGTGACTCCCAAAGCTTCCAGGGCGGTTTTCAGGGTGGTGCGGTTGCTGTCATAGAGATGCCCGGGCAACAAGGGGGTCCCGACAGGTTGAATTTCGTTGCCGGTGGACAATACGGCCACCCGGAGTTTTTCGGTAACCGTGATGCTCGTGCAACCCAGGGAGGTCAGCAGGCCAAGGTCGGCGGGTGTCAAGCGACGCCCCTGTTCCAGGACCAGGGTACCGGTGCGAATATCCTCGCCGGCCCGGCGAATGTTTTGTCCGCTGCGTTGGTCGGGGGGAATGGTGACCTGGTTGGCTTGGCGTTGGACATGTTCCTGCATGACGACACAATCGCAGCCGGCGGGAATCGGGGCACCGGTCATGATGCGCACGGCTTCACCAGCAGCGAGGGGTTGGGTCAGACGGTCACCGGCAGGCAGGTCAGCCACCACGGTCAGGATTGTCTCCCGGGTCGGGGATAAATCGGCCAGGCGCACGCCGTATCCGTCCATGGCGCTGTTGTCGTGATTGGGCACATCCAGGGGCGCGGTGATGGGCATGGCCAGCACCCGGCCCAGACCGGCAATCACATCAATCTGTTCGGTCCGACCAGTGGGATTGACTCCGGCCAGGACCCGCTCCCGGGCTTCTGCGAATGAGATCATGCCATACCTCCCCTTGAAGTACATAAAGTGGTGAGAATACCATATCCTTGTTCGATTTTGGATCAAAATCCCAAAAAAATAAAAACATGAAAGTGAAAATTTGGCTGTTGACTCTCTACGCCAAAAACGAAGCGGAAGAGATTCCCTCAAATGTCCTGGCAGAATTGCGGAAGGAATTGGAGAAATGAAAAAAAGAGACATTGGGCAAGAGTTGCTGGAAGGAGTCCGGGCCATCAAGGCAGGAAAAGGCAAATCAACTCAAATAGCCATACCCGACCCCCGCGTGGTGCGGGAAAAGGTTATGTTGTCCCAGTCAGCGTTTGCAGGATTGCTGGGAGTGAGTGTGCGTACTGTTCAAGATTGGGAACAGGGTCGGCGTATTCCTTCTGGTCCTGCTGTCTCTCTTCTGCGGATTGCCAACCACAATCCAGAAGCATTGAAATGGTTTACCTGATACCGAATGGCTGGTGCCTGATTGCATGTCAAATTATGGCCTCAAGCCCTTTGCGCTCCACGATGGAGAGGAGTTTCAGGCAGGTACCTGTCGGCTTTTTCTCCCCGCGCTCCCACTTGCTGACATAATCCTTGGTCACGTTCAAATAGTGGGCAAAAACAGCTTGGCTGACCCCCTCACGCAAACGCAAGGCACGCACATCATCGCCAGTAAAATCATGAATTGGCGTCAGGCAGGAAAGATCGAAACTGCGCATCGTTTGCTTGTCAATAACCCCGGCATCGTACATCCCGGCTGCCGTTTCATGGATCGCCGCGAAGGCATCACTGTCGATATCATCCCGATCTTTTTTTGAAAAACCATAGACAAAGAAAGGCAGGCAAATTTAGCAAACAACTTGTTTTTGAAAATACGCATACCGGTTCACCTAGAC
It contains:
- a CDS encoding DNA-binding transcriptional regulator; translation: MYDAGVIDKQTMRSFDLSCLTPIHDFTGDDVRALRLREGVSQAVFAHYLNVTKDYVSKWERGEKKPTGTCLKLLSIVERKGLEAII
- a CDS encoding molybdopterin molybdotransferase MoeA; this encodes MISFAEARERVLAGVNPTGRTEQIDVIAGLGRVLAMPITAPLDVPNHDNSAMDGYGVRLADLSPTRETILTVVADLPAGDRLTQPLAAGEAVRIMTGAPIPAGCDCVVMQEHVQRQANQVTIPPDQRSGQNIRRAGEDIRTGTLVLEQGRRLTPADLGLLTSLGCTSITVTEKLRVAVLSTGNEIQPVGTPLLPGHLYDSNRTTLKTALEALGVTIVDLGLARDDREEIQAAMARGVASADAVITTGGVSVGDYDLIKEILAREGHIDFWKVAMKPGKPQAYGRLGEAAFFGLPGNPVSCLAVFLLMVRPALLHMMGATPEPDRRLRLPLRGRLVKKHGRMDFQRGVVHFDADGPWVESTGAQGSGILTSMSRANAFIVLPPPPTEMHTGDLVDVWLIDYN
- a CDS encoding helix-turn-helix domain-containing protein → MKKRDIGQELLEGVRAIKAGKGKSTQIAIPDPRVVREKVMLSQSAFAGLLGVSVRTVQDWEQGRRIPSGPAVSLLRIANHNPEALKWFT